In the Ipomoea triloba cultivar NCNSP0323 chromosome 6, ASM357664v1 genome, one interval contains:
- the LOC116022525 gene encoding beta-galactosidase-like translates to MGWKHEMWDVIVVLLVVLLGASWVSLGTASVSYDKHSFIINGQRKILLSGSIHYPRSTPEMWPDLLKKAKEGGLDVVQTYVFWNGHEPQPGKYYFEGRYDLVKFIKLAQQAGLYVHLRVGPYACAEWNFGGFPVWLKYVPGVSFRTDNGPFKAAMQKFTTMIVNMMKSQRLYESQGGPIILSQIENEYGPMEYELGAPGKSYAQWAAKMAVGLGTGVPWVMCKQDDAPDPVVNACNGFYCDWFSPNKAYKPKMWTEAWTAWFTEFGGPVPYRPAEDLAYSVAKFIMKGGSFINYYMFHGGTNFGRTAGGPFIATSYDYDAPIDEFGLLREPKWGHLKDLHRAIKLCEPALVSGDPNVISLGNYQEARVFKSKSGACAAFLANNNQHSFATVAFGNMHYNLPPWSISILPDCKNTVYNTARVGAQSSRMKMTPVSRGFSWQSYNEETSSYDDSTFTATGLLEQINTTRDASDYLWYMTDVRIDPREAFLKGGKWPWLTVYSAGHALHVFINGQLVGTSYGSLENPKVTFSKAVYLRAGVNKISLLSIAVGLPNVGPHFETWNAGVLGPVSLTGLNEGKRDLTWQKWSYKIGLKGEVLSLHSLSGSSSVEWVQGSFVAQKQPLTWYKTTFDAPAGNEPLALDMNTMGKGQIWINSQSIGRYWPGYKASGGCGACNYAGWFDEKKCLSKCGEASQRWYHVPRSWLRPTGNLLVAFEEWGGNPYGVSLVKREVASVCADIYEWQPQLMNWEMQASGKVTRPLRPKAHLSCGAGQKITSIKFASFGTPRGSCGSFSEGSCHAFHSYDIFQKYCIGWNSCTVPVTPEAFGGDPCPSVMKKLSVEVICS, encoded by the exons atgGGTTGGAAACATGAAATGTGGGATGTGATTGTGGTATTGTTGGTGGTGTTATTGGGTGCTTCTTGGGTTTCTCTTGGAACTGCTTCAGTATCTTATGATAAGCATTCTTTCATTATTAATGGCCAAAGAAAGATCCTTCTTTCTGGATCCATTCACTATCCTAGAAGTACCCCTGAG ATGTGGCCGGATCTTCTTaagaaagcaaaagaaggaGGCTTGGATGTAGTTCAGACTTATGTTTTCTGGAATGGACATGAACCTCAACCTGGCAAA TATTATTTTGAAGGGAGGTATGATTTAGTGAAGTTCATTAAGTTGGCACAGCAAGCTGGACTTTATGTTCATCTCAGAGTTGGGCCATATGCCTGTGCTGAATGGAACTTTGG GGGTTTCCCAGTTTGGCTAAAGTATGTTCCGGGTGTCAGCTTCAGGACAGATAATGGGCCTTTCAAG GCTGCAATGCAGAAGTTCACAACAATGATTGTTAATATGATGAAATCACAAAGACTGTATGAATCTCAGGGTGGTCCAATAATCTTATCTCAG ATCGAGAATGAATATGGACCGATGGAGTATGAGCTGGGTGCACCGGGAAAATCCTATGCACAGTGGGCAGCCAAAATGGCTGTGGGCCTGGGCACAGGTGTCCCATGGGTCATGTGTAAGCAAGATGATGCCCCCGATCCAGTT GTTAATGCTTGCAATGGTTTCTATTGTGACTGGTTTTCGCCAAATAAGGCTTATAAACCCAAGATGTGGACCGAAGCCTGGACTGCTTG GTTTACTGAATTTGGAGGTCCAGTACCTTACCGTCCAGCTGAGGATTTGGCTTATTCTGTTGCAAAGTTCATAATGAAAGGCGGCTCATTTATCAATTATTACATG TTTCACGGGGGCACAAACTTTGGCAGGACTGCAGGAGGGCCTTTTATTGCCACTAGTTATGACTATGATGCTCCTATTGATGAATTCG GTTTATTACGGGAGCCTAAATGGGGTCACCTGAAAGATCTGCATAGAGCAATCAAGCTATGTGAACCAGCTTTAGTCTCTGGAGATCCAAATGTAATATCTCTTGGCAACTATCAAGAG GCTCGTGTGTTCAAGTCAAAATCAGGAGCTTGTGCTGCATTCCTCGCAAATAATAACCAACATTCTTTCGCTACAGTGGCTTTCGGGAACATGCATTACAACTTGCCGCCTTGGTCCATCAGCATACTTCCCGACTGCAAGAACACTGTATATAATACAGCACGG GTCGGTGCTCAAAGCTCACGAATGAAAATGACTCCCGTCAGCCGTGGGTTCTCTTGGCAGTCATATAATGAAGAGACATCATCATATGACGATAGTACATTTACTGCTACCGGGCTGTTGGAGCAGATAAATACCACGAGAGATGCTTCCGATTATTTGTGGTATATGACAGA TGTCAGGATTGATCCGAGAGAAGCGTTTCTGAAAGGTGGAAAGTGGCCTTGGCTTACGGTCTATTCTGCTGGCCATGCTTTGCATGTTTTCATCAATGGTCAATTAGTAG GAACTTCATATGGAAGTTTAGAGAACCCGAAAGTAACATTCAGTAAAGCGGTATATCTGAGAGCTGGTGTCAACAAAATTTCGCTCCTCAGCATCGCTGTTGGCCTTCCG AATGTTGGCCCTCATTTTGAAACGTGGAATGCTGGTGTACTTGGCCCGGTTTCACTTACTGGTCTTAATGAGGGGAAGAGAGATTTAACTTGGCAAAAATGGTCTTACAAG ATTGGTCTTAAAGGAGAAGTATTGAGTCTTCATTCCCTTAGCGGGAGCTCTTCTGTCGAGTGGGTTCAAGGTTCTTTCGTGGCTCAGAAACAGCCTCTCACATGGTATAAG ACGACATTCGATGCTCCTGCAGGAAATGAGCCTTTGGCTTTGGATATGAATACAATGGGTAAGGGACAGATATGGATAAACAGTCAAAGCATTGGGCGCTATTGGCCAGGATACAAAGCGTCGGGTGGCTGTGGCGCCTGCAACTATGCGGGTTGGTTCGACGAGAAAAAATGTCTGAGTAAATGTGGAGAGGCTTCGCAAAGATG GTATCATGTCCCTCGTTCCTGGCTGCGCCCAACTGGGAATCTGTTAGTTGCTTTCGAGGAATGGGGAGGGAATCCTTATGGAGTCTCGTTGGTGAAACGAGAGGTGGCAAGTGTGTGTGCAGACATATACGAATGGCAACCGCAGCTGATGAATTGGGAGATGCAAGCCTCGGGCAAAGTCACCCGACCCCTCAGGCCTAAGGCTCACCTCTCGTGTGGAGCTGGCCAGAAGATTACCTCCATCAAATTCGCGAGCTTTGGAACTCCCCGGGGCAGCTGTGGAAGCTTCAGCGAAGGCAGCTGCCACGCCTTCCATTCGTACGATATTTTCCAAAAG TACTGCATTGGGTGGAACTCGTGCACAGTACCTGTAACGCCCGAGGCCTTTGGAGGCGATCCATGCCCCAGCGTGATGAAGAAACTCTCGGTGGAAGTTATTTGCAGTTGA
- the LOC116022526 gene encoding uncharacterized protein LOC116022526 has protein sequence MAAPPPTLQLSFSLLAASVSSPSNFLSRFGCLVLHIIRNRNHHLHLMLALLLLFTFTLSFLAFSLYSKARRAPVHREQADVDKVPELEEIEDERGPDPTRMSHSFLLEILPSSSPKWEKFSDGEGSGAEKNGAGSVARREAVKEKRKKKKRARKKRPDSNGEEDGVEKEKEELVCLYPFTTSSSATQRRIKQHYDELVRCHGSKASSTLKLAQVEQFVNCLIETRNELQHKSEVIQRRFTITKALLYRADRSSLDRLRQQIYKLELEQKRLEEDAFVYNWLQQQLKLSPAYKKMIEFGAHMETQPKSDEDEEFADISFEELLAQEKKDAFWQRIGNGKSKPCSG, from the exons ATGGCGGCGCCGCCGCCTACTCTGCAACTCTCCTTCTCTCTCCTCGCCGCCTCCGTTTCTTCTCCTTCTAACTTCCTCTCGCGATTCGGCTGCCTCGTCCTTCACATTATCCGCAATCGAAATCACCATCTCCACCTCATGCTCGCTCTTCTGCTTCTCTTCACATTCACTCTCTCCTTTCTCGCCTTCTCCCTCTACTCCAAGGCCCGGAGAGCTCCGGTTCATCGCGAACAGGCCGATGTGGACAAGGTTCCGGAGCTTGAGGAGATAGAGGACGAGCGCGGGCCTGACCCGACCCGGATGTCGCATTCGTTCCTTCTGGAGATCTTGCCGTCCAGCTCGCCGAAATGGGAGAAGTTTAGTGACGGAGAGGGGAGTGGAGCGGAGAAGAACGGCGCGGGTTCAGTTGCGAGGAGGGAGGCGGTgaaggagaagaggaagaagaagaaacgggCTAGGAAGAAGCGACCCGATTCGAATGGGGAGGAGGATGGGGTagagaaggagaaggaagaaTTGGTATGTCTGTACCCGTTTACGACGTCGTCCAGTGCGACTCAGAGGAGGATTAAGCAACACTACGATGAGCTTGTCAGGTGCCATGGATCCAAAGCCTCCAGTACCTTAAAGTTAGCTCAG GTTGAACAATTTGTTAATTGCTTGATTGAGACGAGGAATGAGCTACAACACAA GTCTGAGGTTATCCAAAGAAGGTTCACAATAACAAAGGCCTTATTGTACCGGGCTGATAGGTCTTCATTGGATCGCCTAAGACAACAG ATATACAAGCTAGAGTTAGAACAAAAGAGACTGGAAGAGGATGCTTTTGTATATAATTGGCTCCAACAGCAGCTTAAACTCTCTCCAGCATACAAGAAG ATGATTGAGTTTGGTGCTCACATGGAAACACAACCAAAgtctgatgaagatgaagaatttgCTGACATTTCTTTCGAAGAACTACTAGCACAAGAGAAGAAGGATGCTTTTTG GCAGCGGATTGGGAATGGGAAATCGAAACCATGCTCTGGCTGA